From Brevundimonas vesicularis:
GACCGCCCCGTCGCGCCACAGATTGGCGGTGACGGTCGATTCATAGGGCGGCACGAAGCCGCGCAGCATGTTGGAGCCGGCCGTCGTCTGGACGCCCTCGGTGCAGAACAGGTCCTTGATCCCCAGCGGCGCGCCTTCCAGCGCCCCGCCCTGGCCGGAGGCGATGCGGGCGTCGGACGCGCGGGCCATGTCCATGGCCTTGTCCGCCGTCACCTCGACATAGGCGTTCAGGGTCGGATTGGCGGCCTCGATATTGGTCAGGAAGGCCTGGGTGATTTCGGCCGAAGTGAAGTCCTTGGCCTTCAGCCCGTCGACGGCGCCCTTCAGGGTCAGTTTGGTCAGGTCGCTCATGACTATTCGACCACCTTGGGCACGACGAAGAAGCCGTCCGCCGACTTGGGCGCATTCGACAGGACCGCATCGACCTTGGCGCCGTCGGTGACGACGTCCTCGCGCAGGCGCAGCGGCTGGGCGACGTTCGAGGTCATCGGCTCCACGCCTTCGACATCCACCTGATCCAACTGCTCGATCCAGGCCAGGATGCCGTTCAGCTCCTGCGCCAGCGGCTCCAGCCGGTCCTCGGGGGTCTTGATGCGGGCGAGATGCGCAACCTTGCGCACCGTCGCAGCGTCGATGGCCATGCGGCCCTCCAACACACAAAATGAAAACGAAGCGGTCGGATTAGCCGCCCGCACTGGGATTCACAAGGATCAGCCGCCCGTCGTCAGGCGTGATCTCACTGCGACGTGCTGACGGACACCGCGTCGGGCGGCGTCTCGCCGCCTGAGGAGAAGTCGATCTGCACCGTGCGCTCCATCTTCTCGATGTCGCCGTTCGGCCTCGCCGTGTCCTGACGCACCGCCAGGACCACACGCCCGCCTTTCGCCTCGACGACCTTCCATTCGGCATAGTCGCCCAGAGGATAGGCGCGCCAGCCCTCGGCCGGGCCACCGAACAGGGCGAAATAGGTCACCAGACCATTCACCGCCGGATCGCCGCCTGACAGGCTGAAGACCTTGGCGTTCTGGTCCGGCAGAGCCTGCAACTGCGACACGTCGGCGGCCGTGCCGATCTCTTCGCGTGCAGCAGCCGCGCGCCGTTCGGCAGGCCCGACCGGCTTGGTGGTCGAGGGCGGGGCCGCACGCGTGATCGCGGCCGGCGTCGGCGCAGCGGCGGCGACATTAACATCTTGGGTGGTCTGGCTCTTCGCCGGCGCATCGGACTGGCCACATCCACTCAACACCAGCCCGAAAGCCGTCATCGCCGCTGTCGCCGTGCGCATGTCATCGTCCTTCCTGTCGATCGTCTTCACCATCGCCTTTGACTTCGGCCCGCGCCAGTCCTAACCGCAGGCCGTGCCCGTCCTCGACCTCCTCGACCTGCCCGCCGCCTGCCCGCCCGACACGCCGTGGATGGGGTTGGATCTGGGCGAGAAGACCATCGGCGTCGCCGTGTCGGATTCCACCCGCCTGATCGCCTCGCCGCTGGAGCTGATCCGCAAGTCAAAGTTCACGCAGGAAGCCGAACACCTGTTCAAGCTGATGGCGCATCGCAAGGTTTCGGCCCTGGTCATCGGCCTGCCCGCCAACATGGACGGCACGGAAGGCCCGCGCGCCCAGTCGTGCCGCGCCTTCGCCCGCAACCTGGAGCGGCTGCGGCCCGTCAACATCGCCTTCTGGGACGAGCGGCTGTCCACCAGCGCGGTCGAACGTTTCCTGATCGAGGATCTGGACCTGAACCGCAAACGCCGCGCCCAGGTCGTGGACCGCACGGCCGCCGCCTGGATTCTGCAAGGGGCGCTGGATCGGGTTCGGGACCAGGCGACCTGGGTTTGACGGCCCTGATCGCCGGCGTCCTGCCGGTCTTTCTAATGATCGCCCTGGGCTATGGCTTGCGAAAGTCTGGCTTCCTGCCCGACGAGGCCTGGCGGCCGATCGAGAAGCTGTCGATAAACATCTTCTATCCCAGCTTCCTGATCCCCGCGATCTGGCACGCCGACCTCGACGGCGGCGGCGCGACCGTGGCGGGCGCGGCGGCGGTGGGCGCGACGCTGATCGTGGCGGCGGCGACGCTGGCGGCCAAGCCCCTGATCACCCTGGACGGCCCGGCCTACACCAGCGTCTTTCAGGGCGTGATCCGCTGGAACAGCTTCGTCTTCGTGCCGGTGATCCAGTCGGTCTATGGCTCCGAAGGCACAGCGCTGGCCGCCGTCGCCATCGCCTTCATCATTCCCGTCACCAACATCGCCTGCGTCGCCGTGCTGGCGAAATGGGGTTCGCTGCGGCGCGAGCCGTCGGTCGTCGGCCTGATCAAGTCGATGCTGGCCAATCCGATCCTGCTGGCCTGCCTGATCGGCCTGGCGCTGAACCTGTTGCGCGTGCCGCTGATCCCCGGCCTATCGGATGCGATGGACCTGCTGGGCGCCGCCGCCCTGCCCCTGGGCCTGATCGTCGCCGGGGCGGGTCTGTCCTTCGCCGAGGTCAAACGCCGCCGCACCACCATCGCCGCCGTCAGCCTGGTCAAGCTCGGCGTCATGCCGCCGCTGATGTGGTTCATCGCCTGGGCCCTGGGCGGCGACAGCCTGGCGCAGGGCATCGCACTGATCTGCGGCGCCGCGCCCGGCTCGGCCGCCTCCTACATCCTGGCGCGTCAGATGGGCGGCGACGCGCCCCTGATCGCCGGCGTCATCGCCCTGACCACCGTGGGCAGCGCCGTGGTCATTCCCATCCTGCTGGCCCTGTTCCACTTCACCTGACTGGCGTTCAGGGCGAGTCACGCCTATAGCCGCGTCTCGATGACCCAGCCCGCTCAAGTCACCGATCAGACCATCCGCGACCGGCTGGTTCCGTTCCCCAAACCGCACTTCCTGGCCGCATCGGACCTCGATCCGTATGTGACGCCGCAGTTGCTGGACCTGGGCGACGCCTTCGTGGACTTCAATCGCCAGTCGTCCAAGGCCCTGGACCTGCTGCACGGCCGCACGGTCGTGAACCTGTTCTTCGAGAACTCGACCCGCACAAGCTCCTCGTTCGAGATCGCCGCCAAGCGGCTGGGCGCCGACGTCGTGACCATGCCGGTCGCCGCCTCCTCGGTGAAGAAGGGCGAGACCCTGATCGACACGGCGGTCACCCTGAACGCCATGAAGCCCGACATCCTGGTCATCCGCCACTCGGCCTCGGGCGCGGCGGAGCTGCTGAGCCAGAAGGTCGGCTGCGCCGTCGTCAACGCCGGCGACGGCCGCCACGAACACCCGACCCAGGCCTTGCTGGATTTGCTGTCCATGCGCCGCGCATTCGGCGATGTGACCAGCCTGACCGTCGCCATCTGCGGCGACATCACTCACAGCCGCGTGGCCCGCTCCAATGTCGCTTTGCTGCAGATGATGGGCGCGCGCGTGCGCC
This genomic window contains:
- the gatC gene encoding Asp-tRNA(Asn)/Glu-tRNA(Gln) amidotransferase subunit GatC gives rise to the protein MAIDAATVRKVAHLARIKTPEDRLEPLAQELNGILAWIEQLDQVDVEGVEPMTSNVAQPLRLREDVVTDGAKVDAVLSNAPKSADGFFVVPKVVE
- the ruvX gene encoding Holliday junction resolvase RuvX, with product MPVLDLLDLPAACPPDTPWMGLDLGEKTIGVAVSDSTRLIASPLELIRKSKFTQEAEHLFKLMAHRKVSALVIGLPANMDGTEGPRAQSCRAFARNLERLRPVNIAFWDERLSTSAVERFLIEDLDLNRKRRAQVVDRTAAAWILQGALDRVRDQATWV
- a CDS encoding AEC family transporter, encoding MTALIAGVLPVFLMIALGYGLRKSGFLPDEAWRPIEKLSINIFYPSFLIPAIWHADLDGGGATVAGAAAVGATLIVAAATLAAKPLITLDGPAYTSVFQGVIRWNSFVFVPVIQSVYGSEGTALAAVAIAFIIPVTNIACVAVLAKWGSLRREPSVVGLIKSMLANPILLACLIGLALNLLRVPLIPGLSDAMDLLGAAALPLGLIVAGAGLSFAEVKRRRTTIAAVSLVKLGVMPPLMWFIAWALGGDSLAQGIALICGAAPGSAASYILARQMGGDAPLIAGVIALTTVGSAVVIPILLALFHFT
- a CDS encoding aspartate carbamoyltransferase catalytic subunit; this encodes MTQPAQVTDQTIRDRLVPFPKPHFLAASDLDPYVTPQLLDLGDAFVDFNRQSSKALDLLHGRTVVNLFFENSTRTSSSFEIAAKRLGADVVTMPVAASSVKKGETLIDTAVTLNAMKPDILVIRHSASGAAELLSQKVGCAVVNAGDGRHEHPTQALLDLLSMRRAFGDVTSLTVAICGDITHSRVARSNVALLQMMGARVRLIGPPTLVPGDADRWGCEVFHDMREGLKGCDVVMMLRLQLERMAGALVPSTREYFRFWGLDREKLAWANPGARVMHPGPMNRGVEIDSDVADDLDVSLIQDQVEMGVAARMAVLASLSARWGDAR